In Paenibacillus sp. FSL R7-0345, a single window of DNA contains:
- a CDS encoding pyridoxal phosphate-dependent aminotransferase: protein MTIFEPSQLLNALPKQFFAALVARAAQAAAQGHDVINLGQGNPDMPTPAHIVEALQGAVLNPLNHKYPPFRGHDYLKEAAAAFYAKEYGVELDPQREIAILPGGKTGLVEVVQCLLNPGDTALVPDPGYPDYWSGIELARAVMALMPLTEARGFLPDYSAISTETAAKAKLMFLNYPNNPTGAVANEAFFAETVSFAAANNICVVHDFAYAAIGYEGLRPASYLQTPGAKDTGIEIYTLSKTFNMAGWRVAFAAGNASVIESLNLLQDHMYVSLFGAVQEAAAAALLGPQDCVRENVARYEARRGILIGGLREAGWQVEAPRGSFFAWLPVPPGYTSQSFADLLLDKAHVVVAPGIGFGACGEGYVRIGLVSDEARLAEAVRRIAELKLFI, encoded by the coding sequence GTGACTATCTTTGAACCGTCGCAATTATTGAATGCGTTGCCTAAGCAGTTTTTTGCTGCACTGGTTGCCAGGGCTGCACAGGCGGCAGCACAAGGGCATGATGTGATTAATCTGGGACAGGGTAATCCGGATATGCCGACACCTGCGCATATTGTGGAAGCATTGCAGGGGGCGGTGCTCAATCCGCTCAACCATAAATATCCGCCATTCCGCGGGCATGATTATCTTAAGGAAGCAGCAGCAGCTTTTTACGCAAAAGAATACGGGGTGGAGCTGGACCCGCAGCGCGAAATCGCCATACTGCCCGGGGGCAAAACCGGATTGGTTGAAGTAGTGCAATGCCTGCTGAACCCTGGCGACACGGCACTTGTGCCGGACCCGGGATATCCGGACTACTGGTCGGGGATTGAACTGGCCCGCGCGGTCATGGCGCTGATGCCGCTCACGGAAGCACGCGGTTTCCTGCCGGACTATAGCGCTATAAGCACGGAAACTGCGGCTAAGGCGAAGCTGATGTTCCTCAATTATCCGAACAATCCTACCGGAGCGGTGGCTAATGAAGCGTTCTTCGCGGAGACTGTCAGCTTTGCAGCGGCGAATAATATTTGTGTGGTTCATGATTTTGCCTATGCCGCAATTGGCTACGAGGGGCTACGGCCGGCCAGCTATCTGCAGACACCGGGAGCAAAGGACACCGGAATCGAAATTTACACGCTGTCGAAGACCTTTAATATGGCCGGCTGGCGCGTGGCGTTTGCCGCCGGTAATGCCAGCGTCATCGAGAGCCTGAACCTGCTGCAGGACCATATGTATGTCAGCCTGTTCGGAGCTGTGCAGGAAGCGGCTGCGGCAGCCCTGCTCGGTCCGCAGGATTGTGTGCGGGAGAATGTGGCGCGCTATGAAGCCCGGCGGGGCATCCTGATCGGCGGACTCCGGGAAGCCGGCTGGCAGGTGGAGGCGCCGCGCGGGTCCTTTTTTGCCTGGCTGCCTGTACCCCCGGGGTATACCTCGCAGAGCTTCGCTGATCTGCTGCTGGACAAGGCGCATGTGGTGGTGGCACCGGGAATCGGCTTTGGCGCTTGCGGAGAAGGATATGTACGCATCGGCCTTGTCAGCGATGAGGCCCGGCTGGCGGAGGCTGTACGGCGGATTGCGGAGCTGAAGCTTTTTATATAA
- a CDS encoding metalloregulator ArsR/SmtB family transcription factor, which translates to MNSDIQQFKTEFFKALAHPMRIRILELLSDGEKNVNELQAILGSEGSAVSQQLAVLRAKNVVASVKEGTTVIYSLRDPLIKDLLAVARQIFDNHLVNAISILEGIRSE; encoded by the coding sequence ATGAACAGCGATATTCAGCAATTCAAGACAGAGTTCTTCAAGGCGCTGGCTCATCCGATGCGGATCCGCATCCTGGAACTGCTGAGCGATGGCGAGAAGAATGTAAATGAGCTGCAGGCGATTCTCGGATCAGAAGGCTCTGCGGTCTCCCAGCAGCTGGCTGTCCTGCGCGCCAAGAATGTGGTTGCCAGCGTCAAGGAGGGCACCACTGTGATCTACTCTCTCCGTGATCCCCTGATCAAGGATCTGCTGGCCGTAGCCAGACAGATATTCGATAATCACCTCGTTAATGCGATTTCCATTCTTGAAGGCATCCGCAGTGAATAA
- the sulP gene encoding sulfate permease, producing MTGWGRFQGYNIASLRKDIVSGTIVGVIAIPLGMAFAIASGVKPEYGIYTTIVAGILISLFGGSKFQIGGPTGAFIPILFAIAMEYGYENLLIAGMMAGVILVVMGLLRLGVLIKFIPRPVTIGFTAGIAVIIFTGQIGNFLGLQGVKRHEAFIDNMKELGLHISTVNLYSVLTAVICLAVVILGLKFAPKVPGSLIGLLCATLAAALFFSGKVTTIGSAYGDIPNTLPSFHFPVITWERIRLLLRPAFVIAMLGAIESLLSAVVADGMSGSRHNSNRELVGQGIANIAAPLFGGIPATGAIARTATNIRSGAASPLSGVIHGVVVFLILLLFAPYASSIPLAAMAPILMVVAWNMSERRQFLKLLKLKTGDSLVMFITFLLTIFADLTVAVEAGLVLAVILFVKRMGETHLVAQVLPDPESVKVAAHMVTDSHDCPQIGIYNVEGPLFFGAAYRFNDTLPEPGPGKPNLIILRMGKVPFIDTTGEANLAELVKQLQAIGGKLLISGIEPQPLELLKRTGLYETIGAQQFYAHTGDAIDTALSMIQTGRCAGCRHAAFRECAALSGIQETAGRASLKGHKPAIAGKLSGGI from the coding sequence ATGACAGGGTGGGGCCGCTTTCAAGGCTACAACATTGCTTCGCTGCGCAAGGATATTGTTTCAGGGACAATCGTCGGCGTTATTGCCATCCCGCTGGGGATGGCCTTTGCTATTGCTTCCGGCGTCAAGCCGGAGTACGGGATTTATACGACGATTGTGGCAGGGATTCTTATTTCCCTGTTTGGCGGCTCGAAGTTCCAGATCGGAGGGCCGACAGGCGCGTTCATTCCGATTCTGTTTGCCATTGCGATGGAGTACGGATATGAGAATCTGCTGATTGCCGGAATGATGGCCGGGGTGATCCTGGTTGTGATGGGCCTGCTAAGGCTTGGAGTACTGATTAAATTTATTCCGAGGCCGGTAACCATCGGGTTTACTGCAGGGATTGCCGTTATTATTTTTACCGGGCAGATCGGGAACTTTCTCGGGCTGCAGGGGGTTAAGCGTCATGAAGCCTTCATCGATAACATGAAGGAGCTTGGCCTGCATATCTCAACGGTTAATCTGTACAGTGTGCTAACAGCGGTAATCTGTCTTGCAGTAGTTATACTTGGCCTTAAGTTTGCTCCTAAGGTACCCGGATCACTAATCGGGCTGCTGTGCGCTACGCTGGCTGCAGCGCTTTTCTTCAGCGGCAAGGTGACAACCATCGGCTCTGCCTATGGTGACATCCCCAATACGCTGCCGAGCTTTCACTTTCCGGTAATTACCTGGGAGCGGATCAGGCTGCTGCTGCGTCCGGCCTTTGTCATCGCCATGCTGGGAGCCATTGAATCACTCTTGTCGGCTGTGGTAGCTGACGGCATGTCCGGCAGCCGGCATAACAGCAACCGTGAGCTGGTCGGCCAGGGCATTGCCAATATTGCCGCTCCGTTGTTCGGCGGGATTCCGGCTACGGGCGCGATTGCCCGCACAGCCACCAATATCCGCAGCGGGGCTGCTTCCCCTTTATCAGGCGTGATTCACGGTGTCGTAGTCTTCCTGATCCTGCTGCTCTTTGCACCGTATGCCTCCAGCATTCCGCTTGCGGCGATGGCTCCCATCCTGATGGTGGTTGCCTGGAATATGAGCGAGCGCAGGCAGTTTCTTAAGCTGCTGAAGCTCAAAACCGGAGATTCCCTGGTCATGTTCATTACCTTTCTTTTGACCATATTCGCTGATCTGACGGTTGCCGTGGAGGCAGGGCTGGTGCTTGCTGTTATTCTGTTCGTCAAACGGATGGGAGAGACCCACCTGGTCGCCCAGGTACTGCCTGATCCGGAGTCGGTGAAAGTGGCTGCGCATATGGTAACTGACAGCCATGACTGTCCGCAGATCGGGATATATAACGTGGAGGGGCCGCTGTTCTTCGGGGCGGCCTACCGCTTCAATGATACGCTGCCGGAGCCCGGGCCCGGCAAGCCCAACCTGATCATTCTGCGGATGGGCAAGGTGCCTTTCATAGATACGACCGGGGAGGCCAATCTGGCTGAGCTGGTGAAGCAGTTGCAGGCTATCGGCGGGAAGCTGCTGATTTCCGGCATAGAGCCGCAGCCGCTTGAGCTGCTGAAGCGGACAGGGCTGTACGAGACAATCGGAGCACAGCAGTTCTACGCGCACACCGGAGATGCGATAGACACTGCACTGTCAATGATTCAGACGGGACGCTGCGCAGGCTGCAGGCATGCTGCTTTCCGTGAATGCGCAGCACTGTCCGGGATACAGGAAACAGCGGGCAGAGCAAGCCTCAAAGGCCATAAGCCTGCTATTGCAGGTAAACTTAGCGGCGGGATATAG
- a CDS encoding DUF1361 domain-containing protein: MKELNYTKVFVLLAGLSLATLGVYRVVSLRTDTYFDFLLWNFFLAWIPFLISSIAYVLDKQKFSSMLLLPLGIAWLLFFPNAPYLMTDLLHLTSRRSIYIVSGAVQSRFWYDLVTLLLFTWSGWLTGFFSLYQFQSVISRKSNLFFSWIFVLAACALGGYGVLLGRVYRLNSWDVLTDRHQLVQLVTDSLNKQSLFFSLFVAVVLLVIYATLYFLLNGLAGSGGRSYSRGGKK, encoded by the coding sequence ATGAAGGAACTGAATTATACGAAAGTGTTTGTGCTTTTAGCCGGACTGTCCCTGGCGACTCTGGGGGTGTACCGGGTAGTTTCACTGCGCACCGATACATATTTTGATTTTTTACTGTGGAACTTTTTTCTGGCCTGGATTCCTTTTTTGATCTCCAGCATCGCCTATGTGCTGGACAAACAGAAGTTCAGCAGTATGCTGCTGCTGCCGCTGGGGATCGCCTGGCTGCTGTTTTTTCCGAACGCGCCGTATTTGATGACAGACCTGCTGCATCTGACCTCCCGCAGAAGCATTTATATCGTCAGCGGAGCGGTGCAGAGCCGGTTCTGGTATGATCTGGTCACCCTGCTGCTGTTCACCTGGAGCGGCTGGCTGACCGGCTTTTTCTCGCTATACCAGTTTCAGAGCGTGATTTCCCGCAAAAGCAATCTGTTTTTCTCGTGGATATTTGTACTTGCGGCTTGTGCGCTGGGAGGCTACGGGGTGCTGCTGGGGCGGGTCTACCGGCTGAACAGCTGGGATGTGCTGACAGACCGGCACCAGCTGGTTCAGCTCGTAACGGACAGTCTGAACAAACAGTCGCTGTTCTTCAGCCTGTTCGTGGCAGTGGTGCTGCTTGTCATTTATGCCACGCTGTACTTTTTGCTGAACGGCCTGGCAGGAAGCGGCGGGCGAAGCTATTCAAGAGGAGGCAAGAAATAG
- a CDS encoding MGMT family protein, translated as MTPFTAKVIAVIQAIPEGRVMTYGGVAKAAGSPRAARQVVRILHSMSRKYKLPWHRVVNAKGRIALDDESGSVQKLYLLGEGVAFEPDGAINLELYQFVPEADPEDYFLPPLE; from the coding sequence ATGACACCTTTTACCGCAAAAGTTATCGCCGTTATCCAAGCCATTCCTGAAGGGAGGGTTATGACCTACGGGGGTGTAGCCAAGGCTGCCGGAAGCCCCAGAGCTGCCAGGCAGGTTGTGCGGATTCTACATTCCATGAGCCGGAAATACAAGCTTCCCTGGCACAGGGTCGTCAATGCCAAGGGCAGGATTGCCCTGGATGATGAATCCGGCTCGGTCCAGAAGCTGTACCTGCTGGGCGAGGGGGTAGCTTTCGAGCCGGACGGCGCCATCAATCTGGAGCTGTATCAGTTCGTGCCGGAAGCTGATCCGGAGGACTATTTCTTGCCTCCTCTTGAATAG
- a CDS encoding DUF2569 domain-containing protein — protein sequence MGITKSGQKGMRLSPDHPKGLGGWLALIQIGLYVTCIRTFILIYDFFINTRGSEGWYALTSPGSADYHTLWKPTLIFEVSANIILLLASVYLLTLLYNKRAVFPRWLIFYYIIGLLLQVVIIALVASIPQSSELANGNLLQNIARGLVNSLIWTTYILRSKRVRNTFVN from the coding sequence TTGGGAATAACTAAATCGGGACAAAAGGGCATGAGGCTGTCGCCGGATCATCCGAAAGGGCTGGGCGGCTGGCTGGCGCTGATTCAGATCGGCCTTTATGTCACATGTATCAGAACGTTCATACTGATCTACGATTTCTTCATCAACACCCGCGGCAGCGAAGGCTGGTATGCGCTTACTTCCCCCGGCTCGGCAGATTATCATACGCTATGGAAGCCTACGCTGATTTTTGAAGTCAGCGCCAATATTATTCTGCTGCTAGCTTCCGTTTATCTGCTCACCTTGCTGTACAACAAGCGGGCGGTGTTTCCGCGCTGGCTGATCTTTTACTATATTATCGGTCTGCTGCTGCAGGTTGTTATTATTGCGCTGGTTGCGAGCATCCCGCAATCCTCGGAGCTGGCAAACGGTAACCTGCTGCAGAATATTGCGCGGGGCCTGGTAAACAGTCTCATCTGGACTACATACATTCTGCGATCCAAGAGAGTGCGCAACACCTTTGTTAATTGA
- a CDS encoding spore germination protein, with translation MTNAGITDISSQPAPEIDSCQPLSCSMDDTLALFRQIFSSDGTLRIRVIQNDHDKDIRFAVVYVDGMIDRELIQSGVMRPVMAYAFADGDRKHPAGLMELIRTRVITISDVTVSEQLDELIGAVVSGKTVFLLDGYAGSLNINAQSWETRSIEEPMTEKAVRGPRDGFNESLLTNLTLIRRRVQNSDLKFVFTNIGTRTKTQTCICYMESLASPDILKELQDRLARVEIDHLLDTGYLAELIRDEPYSPFEMIGSTERPDSVVGKIMEGRIAVLINGSPFALTLPYVFAENFQASEDYYINYYFATFNRLLRILGALLSISIPSVYLALVTYSQEMVPTLLLLSIATARMSVPFPTVVEAVLMLTIFEILREAGARIPNSIGQAVSIVGALVLGQAAVDARIVSAPMVIVVGLTGITTLLNPRLTGPLIIVRMILLLSAFLFGIFGYFFGLLGLLIHLMSLRSFGVPYMLGVGSVRPQDIKDTAVRAPWWDMYLRPAVIGARNMKRKVPQRKRGGR, from the coding sequence GTGACGAATGCGGGAATTACGGATATCAGCAGCCAGCCTGCCCCGGAAATCGACTCCTGCCAGCCCCTAAGCTGTTCAATGGATGATACGCTGGCACTGTTCCGGCAGATATTCAGCAGTGACGGCACGCTTAGAATAAGGGTGATTCAGAATGACCATGACAAGGACATCCGCTTTGCAGTGGTCTATGTTGACGGAATGATCGACCGTGAGCTGATTCAAAGCGGGGTCATGAGGCCGGTTATGGCCTATGCATTCGCGGACGGGGACAGAAAGCATCCGGCCGGGCTGATGGAGCTGATCCGCACCCGGGTGATCACGATAAGCGATGTGACCGTTTCGGAGCAGCTGGATGAGCTGATTGGTGCCGTAGTCAGCGGTAAAACAGTCTTTTTGCTGGATGGCTATGCCGGTTCACTGAATATCAACGCTCAAAGCTGGGAGACGCGTTCAATAGAAGAGCCTATGACCGAGAAGGCGGTGCGCGGGCCGCGTGACGGCTTCAATGAGTCGCTCCTGACCAACCTGACCCTGATCCGCCGCCGGGTGCAGAATTCTGACCTCAAATTTGTTTTTACCAACATTGGTACACGGACCAAAACCCAGACTTGTATCTGCTATATGGAAAGCCTGGCTTCGCCGGATATTCTGAAGGAGCTGCAGGACCGGCTGGCCCGGGTGGAGATCGATCATCTGCTGGACACGGGTTATCTGGCAGAATTGATCCGCGACGAGCCCTATTCGCCCTTTGAAATGATCGGCAGCACCGAACGCCCGGATTCTGTTGTCGGTAAAATCATGGAAGGCCGCATTGCCGTATTGATTAACGGAAGCCCGTTCGCGCTGACACTGCCTTATGTGTTTGCAGAAAATTTTCAGGCCAGTGAGGATTACTATATCAACTATTATTTCGCTACCTTTAACCGGCTGCTCAGAATTCTGGGCGCCCTATTGTCGATCAGCATTCCTTCCGTCTACCTGGCACTCGTTACTTACAGCCAGGAGATGGTCCCGACTCTGCTGCTGCTCAGTATCGCAACCGCGCGCATGTCCGTACCGTTTCCCACTGTAGTTGAGGCGGTGCTCATGCTGACTATCTTTGAGATTCTGCGTGAGGCAGGGGCGAGGATTCCCAATTCCATCGGGCAGGCCGTCAGTATCGTAGGTGCGCTGGTGCTGGGCCAGGCTGCGGTCGATGCACGGATTGTCAGCGCCCCGATGGTTATTGTTGTAGGGCTGACAGGAATCACTACCCTGCTCAATCCCCGGCTTACGGGCCCCTTGATTATCGTAAGGATGATTCTGCTGCTGAGTGCGTTTCTGTTCGGGATCTTCGGGTACTTTTTCGGGCTGCTGGGGCTGCTTATCCATCTGATGAGCCTGCGCTCCTTCGGTGTTCCCTATATGCTCGGGGTGGGCTCGGTCCGGCCGCAGGATATTAAGGATACGGCAGTCCGTGCTCCCTGGTGGGACATGTATCTGCGTCCGGCGGTGATCGGGGCGCGCAACATGAAGCGGAAAGTGCCGCAGCGGAAGCGGGGAGGCAGATGA
- a CDS encoding Ger(x)C family spore germination protein has translation MRRTDSRVMAVLLAAVMLFSLSGCWNYTEIDDMSIVAGVALDKNKADHNIQLTVEMVDTQGGLQENQTGFKMMSLTGDTIFSIARNMISLTGRRLFWSHAKVIIVSEELAREGLVKVIDWYSRDTETRADVFIFVSNEKNAREVLNLNSTTKTIMSFELAQMMKDEQYTGTAPVVQIWDFIDKLETPGKNAIAPLLNISELNGQKNERVNGTAVFVEDRMVGKLD, from the coding sequence ATGAGGAGAACCGACTCCAGGGTAATGGCTGTCCTGCTTGCCGCTGTGATGCTCTTCAGCCTGAGCGGCTGCTGGAACTATACGGAGATCGATGATATGTCCATTGTGGCCGGCGTAGCCCTTGATAAGAATAAGGCAGATCACAACATCCAGCTGACCGTAGAAATGGTGGATACGCAGGGCGGGCTGCAGGAGAATCAGACGGGCTTCAAAATGATGAGCCTGACCGGGGATACCATTTTTAGTATTGCCCGCAATATGATTTCGCTGACCGGGCGGAGGCTGTTCTGGAGTCATGCCAAGGTCATTATAGTAAGCGAGGAGCTGGCCCGGGAAGGGCTGGTTAAGGTTATCGACTGGTACAGCAGGGATACGGAGACCCGGGCGGATGTGTTCATCTTTGTGTCGAATGAGAAAAATGCCCGTGAAGTGCTGAATCTGAACAGTACGACGAAAACGATCATGTCCTTCGAGCTGGCGCAGATGATGAAGGATGAGCAGTATACAGGTACCGCGCCGGTTGTGCAGATCTGGGATTTTATTGACAAGCTGGAGACTCCGGGGAAAAACGCAATCGCTCCGCTGCTCAACATAAGCGAACTGAACGGGCAGAAGAACGAGCGCGTCAACGGAACCGCAGTGTTCGTTGAGGACCGGATGGTCGGCAAGCTGGACTGA
- a CDS encoding endospore germination permease produces the protein MGKEIIPGGQSISIVILFIIGSSLFMGTSGESGNSSWIAIILAVLLAIPLMLIYARLHTLFPGKNLYDMLIIVFGGVIGRVFCCLYIWYTLHLGSLVLRNFGEFSKTVALTSTPMLAPMLIIGLLCIWVVNAGMEVVGRSAKFLLLFTLAVIIVVQLLSIPKYEYEHLKPVLDSGWGPVFADMAGTFTFPFAEIVVFLGVFTVLPRKGSAARVLVGGVIIAGVIIIGVSVRNLLVLGPEILSSLYFPSFVAVSRINIGDFLTRIEGSAAIVFVTSLFIKASLCLYVTCQGIARVFKLQSYRSVVLQMGLIMVYMSDFIYKDITQMQDFAYHIYKVYALPFEVFIPLLLWAMAEIMIRRAQNRRRPQHDS, from the coding sequence ATGGGCAAAGAGATTATACCTGGAGGACAATCCATCAGCATCGTCATTCTGTTCATCATCGGCAGCTCGCTGTTTATGGGCACTTCCGGCGAATCGGGCAACAGCAGCTGGATTGCTATCATTCTGGCCGTACTGCTGGCCATCCCCCTGATGCTGATTTACGCGCGGCTCCATACCCTTTTTCCTGGAAAAAATCTGTACGATATGCTCATTATCGTGTTCGGCGGTGTCATCGGGCGGGTGTTCTGCTGCTTGTATATCTGGTATACCCTTCATCTGGGCTCGCTGGTCCTGCGCAATTTCGGGGAATTCAGCAAAACGGTGGCCCTGACCTCCACTCCGATGCTGGCCCCGATGCTGATTATCGGCCTGCTCTGTATCTGGGTGGTGAATGCGGGGATGGAGGTGGTCGGGCGGAGTGCCAAATTTCTGCTGCTGTTTACTTTGGCCGTAATTATTGTCGTGCAGCTGCTCTCCATTCCCAAGTATGAATATGAGCATTTGAAGCCGGTACTGGACAGCGGCTGGGGCCCTGTATTTGCAGATATGGCAGGTACGTTTACCTTTCCGTTTGCGGAGATTGTTGTGTTTCTCGGTGTCTTCACGGTTCTTCCGCGAAAAGGTTCAGCAGCCCGGGTGCTGGTGGGCGGCGTTATCATTGCAGGTGTTATCATCATTGGCGTCTCCGTGCGCAATCTGCTGGTACTCGGTCCGGAGATTTTGTCCTCGCTTTATTTCCCCTCTTTTGTGGCGGTAAGCCGGATTAACATTGGTGATTTTCTGACCCGGATTGAAGGCTCGGCGGCGATTGTTTTTGTAACCTCATTGTTTATAAAAGCGAGTCTCTGCCTGTATGTGACCTGCCAGGGTATTGCCAGGGTCTTTAAGCTGCAAAGCTACCGCTCCGTGGTGCTGCAGATGGGGCTGATTATGGTTTATATGTCTGATTTCATCTATAAGGATATTACGCAGATGCAGGATTTTGCCTACCATATTTATAAGGTTTACGCACTTCCCTTTGAAGTGTTCATTCCGCTGCTGCTGTGGGCTATGGCCGAAATTATGATAAGGCGCGCTCAGAACAGGAGGAGACCGCAACATGACAGCTAA
- a CDS encoding antibiotic biosynthesis monooxygenase, producing the protein MILEAAMLQIKPGLTAEFEASFIQASPLIASIDGYLGHELQHCLEDDHKYLLLVKWRALEDHTVGFRESAQYQEWKALLHRYYDPFPAVEHFTSVNLD; encoded by the coding sequence ATGATATTGGAAGCGGCCATGCTGCAGATTAAACCGGGACTTACCGCGGAGTTTGAAGCCAGCTTCATCCAGGCATCTCCGCTGATTGCTTCTATTGACGGCTACCTGGGCCATGAGCTCCAGCACTGCCTGGAGGATGACCATAAATATCTGCTGCTTGTTAAGTGGCGGGCACTTGAGGATCATACGGTCGGATTCAGGGAATCCGCCCAGTATCAGGAATGGAAGGCGTTACTTCACCGTTACTACGACCCATTCCCGGCAGTAGAGCATTTTACCAGTGTCAATCTGGACTAG
- a CDS encoding aminoglycoside phosphotransferase family protein → MEHNRQIGVGRTAEVWEHGEETIVKLYLEDFPPEAVGQEFKVSTYVYNQGSVRTPRPVELIEAEGRRGIVFQQIHGRSLLSLISGQPWRLSGYARQLASLHYELHQLEGSPALGRYKEQLRRQIVAAPILSMEEKTAILEHLQQLPEGSRLCHGDFHPDNVLIDAEGAWIIDWMNGICGNPAADAARSVLLFSMGTMPPGSPLVKRVVTSFIRQKLTKVYIREYLRLSGGSYAGINAWIVPVAAARLTEGIPAAEKEQLAKEIRRRLRSLRKA, encoded by the coding sequence ATGGAGCATAACCGACAGATCGGGGTTGGCCGGACGGCAGAGGTATGGGAGCATGGGGAAGAGACGATTGTGAAGCTGTATCTGGAGGATTTTCCGCCGGAGGCTGTCGGACAGGAGTTCAAGGTTAGTACATATGTGTATAATCAGGGCAGTGTCCGTACCCCCAGGCCGGTCGAATTAATTGAAGCAGAAGGGCGCAGAGGCATTGTCTTTCAGCAGATACACGGGCGCTCCCTGCTGAGTCTGATCAGCGGCCAGCCCTGGCGCTTGTCCGGGTATGCCAGGCAGCTGGCTTCCCTGCATTATGAGCTGCATCAGCTGGAGGGAAGTCCGGCGCTTGGCCGGTATAAGGAGCAGCTGCGGAGGCAGATTGTAGCCGCACCGATCCTTTCAATGGAGGAAAAAACGGCTATCCTTGAACATTTGCAGCAGCTGCCTGAAGGCAGCAGGCTATGTCATGGTGATTTTCACCCTGATAATGTGCTTATTGACGCTGAGGGAGCCTGGATTATCGACTGGATGAACGGTATTTGCGGAAATCCTGCTGCTGATGCCGCAAGGTCAGTGCTGCTGTTCAGTATGGGGACGATGCCTCCGGGAAGCCCGCTGGTCAAGCGGGTGGTTACCAGCTTCATCAGGCAGAAGCTCACGAAGGTCTACATCCGTGAATATCTCCGGCTGTCGGGAGGCAGCTATGCCGGAATTAATGCCTGGATTGTGCCTGTAGCTGCAGCGCGCTTAACCGAGGGGATTCCGGCCGCAGAGAAGGAGCAGCTTGCCAAAGAGATCCGCAGGCGGCTTAGATCATTGCGGAAAGCTTAG